The Desulfoscipio gibsoniae DSM 7213 genome contains a region encoding:
- a CDS encoding Rpn family recombination-promoting nuclease/putative transposase encodes MSPAIAWRSCLPRCNCNIVYLFKRIFGSEEGKDALISFLNAVLKPSPGQELTSVKLLDRELDPKYLLDKAARLDILAKTATGTLVNIEIQVVNKYNTDKRTLFYWAGLYHGQLGSGEDFIYLRKTITINILGFNWFEDTGKYHYTFHIREDQTGELLNDDLEIHFLELRKITELKRKPLNNLEEWLLYLNNIQGEEMEEIAMGNPGIRKALTIEQIFLKNKKERRLYELREKAVRDEISMLAGAKAEGKAEGRADAIYTFLDVRFGEASKGLQRKVRSISKLEVLDRIINKIYTAESLDDAEAIIDNAVK; translated from the coding sequence ATGTCGCCAGCAATTGCTTGGCGTTCATGTCTTCCCCGTTGTAACTGTAATATCGTTTACTTATTCAAAAGGATATTCGGCTCGGAAGAGGGCAAAGATGCACTCATAAGTTTTCTTAACGCAGTGCTGAAGCCATCTCCGGGACAGGAACTGACTTCAGTGAAGTTGCTGGACCGGGAATTGGACCCCAAATACTTGCTGGATAAAGCCGCCAGACTTGATATTCTGGCCAAAACAGCAACCGGGACATTAGTGAATATAGAAATACAGGTGGTAAATAAATACAATACTGACAAAAGAACTTTATTTTACTGGGCAGGGCTATATCACGGACAATTGGGCAGTGGCGAAGACTTTATATATCTCAGAAAAACTATCACCATTAACATACTCGGCTTTAACTGGTTTGAAGATACCGGTAAATACCACTATACATTTCACATTAGGGAAGACCAAACAGGAGAGTTATTGAACGATGATTTGGAAATTCATTTCCTGGAGCTGAGGAAGATTACCGAGCTGAAGCGCAAACCCTTGAATAACCTGGAGGAATGGCTGCTTTATCTTAACAATATTCAAGGAGAAGAAATGGAGGAAATCGCCATGGGAAACCCCGGAATTCGGAAAGCTTTGACCATTGAGCAGATCTTCTTGAAGAACAAGAAGGAGCGCAGGCTCTACGAACTTAGGGAAAAGGCTGTCAGGGATGAAATCTCAATGCTAGCCGGCGCAAAAGCTGAGGGTAAAGCTGAGGGTAGAGCTGATGCCATCTATACATTTCTTGATGTAAGGTTTGGTGAGGCCTCAAAGGGTTTACAGAGAAAAGTAAGGTCTATCAGTAAATTAGAAGTTTTAGACAGGATTATTAACAAGATTTATACTGCCGAATCGTTGGATGATGCCGAGGCCATCATAGATAATGCTGTAAAGTAA
- a CDS encoding DUF342 domain-containing protein, with product MSDENNNVLLIITDDKMKAFFTVRDPESVNKELIDKLVRDKGVKYGIDKQVLDDLIKSPSEGTFLFATGTPPKEGQDGYVQYLFSSRVVRSNEQDQQNVDFREVFNVPSVTANTVLAVYHPAVKGEDGRMVTGQVIAARKVVELTLRAAKGTVLSNDGMMVSSQINGRPRTQKKGNNVIVGVDAVYQHEGDVDIKSGNLRFHGDVTVTGNVMDNMIVDVQGNLRVQGFISRSNIKVKGSLEVIKVVTAGKIVAGGSTVSLSAVEKELRKIEQSINSLNAATLQLMGKLRQTRPNIQYGQVVMTLLDKKFNYIGRQVRGLVELVNKQKQKPPEEVQDAIQALNRISGFKALALQNLDEVQKNVASALALLDSLSHESAHIVANSVWNSEIEATGDIKITGQGAFNSRLNSLGTITINGVLRGGDMYAQKGINAGEIGGPMGITTTVRTEKGCLIKARQVYVGTVLQIGSYTYKVNRENSMVLARLNEKGEIVLH from the coding sequence TTGAGTGACGAGAACAATAATGTTTTGCTCATAATTACTGACGATAAAATGAAAGCTTTTTTTACCGTCAGAGACCCTGAATCAGTTAATAAAGAGTTAATTGATAAACTGGTGCGCGATAAAGGGGTAAAGTATGGGATTGATAAGCAGGTATTGGATGATTTAATTAAATCCCCAAGTGAAGGTACATTTTTGTTTGCCACAGGCACGCCTCCCAAGGAGGGACAGGATGGTTACGTACAATACCTTTTCAGTTCCCGGGTGGTCAGGTCAAACGAACAGGACCAGCAAAACGTTGATTTCAGGGAAGTATTTAATGTTCCATCGGTAACCGCCAATACGGTGTTGGCTGTTTATCATCCGGCGGTCAAAGGGGAAGACGGTCGGATGGTGACCGGACAGGTCATTGCCGCCCGCAAAGTTGTGGAACTGACACTGCGGGCCGCCAAAGGAACGGTTTTATCCAATGACGGCATGATGGTATCCAGCCAAATTAACGGCCGCCCCCGGACACAAAAAAAAGGGAATAATGTTATTGTGGGTGTGGATGCCGTTTACCAGCATGAAGGTGATGTGGATATTAAATCGGGCAACTTGCGTTTTCATGGTGATGTTACCGTAACCGGCAATGTTATGGATAACATGATCGTGGATGTGCAAGGCAACCTGAGGGTACAGGGCTTTATATCCAGATCCAATATAAAAGTTAAAGGCAGTTTGGAAGTAATAAAGGTGGTTACCGCCGGGAAGATTGTGGCCGGTGGTTCCACGGTTTCATTAAGCGCGGTGGAAAAAGAATTGCGAAAAATAGAACAGAGCATTAACAGCCTGAATGCCGCGACCCTGCAGCTAATGGGCAAACTGAGGCAAACCAGGCCAAATATCCAATACGGGCAGGTTGTTATGACCTTGCTGGATAAAAAGTTTAACTATATTGGCAGACAGGTGCGCGGTCTGGTTGAATTAGTTAACAAACAAAAGCAAAAGCCACCCGAAGAAGTACAAGACGCAATTCAGGCGCTGAACCGGATTAGCGGTTTCAAAGCTCTGGCTTTGCAAAACCTGGACGAGGTGCAAAAAAACGTAGCGTCTGCGCTGGCGCTGTTGGACTCTTTAAGTCACGAATCTGCCCATATTGTTGCCAACAGCGTTTGGAATTCGGAAATTGAAGCCACCGGTGACATAAAAATAACCGGGCAGGGGGCATTTAACTCCCGGTTGAATTCCTTGGGCACTATTACCATAAACGGTGTATTACGGGGTGGCGATATGTATGCCCAAAAAGGCATCAATGCGGGTGAAATTGGCGGTCCCATGGGCATAACCACGACGGTCCGTACCGAAAAGGGCTGTCTGATTAAAGCCAGGCAGGTATATGTCGGCACTGTTTTGCAAATTGGTTCCTATACTTACAAAGTAAACCGGGAAAACAGCATGGTGCTGGCCAGACTTAATGAAAAAGGTGAAATAGTTTTGCATTGA
- a CDS encoding type II toxin-antitoxin system RelB/DinJ family antitoxin: protein MANTTNFSVRMDSEIKKQCEALYGELGMNLTTAINVFLRQSLRVGGFPFEVTINTPNAVTIAAMQEAERVARDPNAKRYSDVEEALRELKR, encoded by the coding sequence GTGGCCAACACGACGAATTTCAGCGTCCGAATGGACAGCGAAATCAAGAAGCAGTGCGAGGCACTTTACGGAGAGCTTGGCATGAATCTCACAACAGCCATCAACGTGTTTTTAAGACAGTCGCTTCGGGTCGGCGGTTTCCCGTTCGAGGTGACGATCAACACACCGAACGCCGTTACCATCGCTGCTATGCAGGAAGCCGAACGTGTTGCCCGCGACCCCAACGCAAAACGCTATAGCGATGTAGAGGAAGCGTTGAGGGAGCTTAAAAGATGA
- a CDS encoding type II toxin-antitoxin system YafQ family toxin, which translates to MKLDIVWTTQFKKDYKLAMKRGRNINLLDDIIRLLSRSEPLPEKNRDHALYGNWVGHRECHIQSNWLLVYRIENDILVLTLVRTGSHSDLFGK; encoded by the coding sequence ATGAAACTGGACATTGTTTGGACAACACAATTCAAGAAGGACTACAAGCTGGCAATGAAGCGCGGGCGTAACATCAATTTGCTGGACGATATCATTCGCCTGCTTTCCAGGAGTGAACCGCTGCCGGAAAAAAACCGCGACCATGCGCTATACGGGAATTGGGTGGGGCACCGGGAATGTCACATTCAAAGTAACTGGTTGCTTGTATACCGGATTGAAAATGACATTCTTGTGCTGACACTGGTACGTACCGGCTCTCACAGCGATTTGTTCGGCAAATAG
- a CDS encoding flagellin domain protein: MRINHNIAALTAYRNMAIAGNMVTRAIERLSSGLRINRAADDPAGLAISERMWAQIRGLQQASRNAQDGISMIQTVEGALNETHAMIQRIRELVIQGHSGTLSDADKRTIQQEID, from the coding sequence ATGAGAATCAACCACAATATAGCCGCACTGACTGCTTACAGAAACATGGCCATAGCCGGTAACATGGTTACCAGAGCCATAGAAAGATTATCTTCAGGTCTCAGAATAAACCGCGCGGCGGACGATCCCGCCGGTCTGGCCATCAGTGAGAGAATGTGGGCACAGATCAGGGGCTTGCAGCAGGCCAGCCGGAATGCCCAGGATGGTATCTCCATGATCCAAACCGTCGAGGGTGCTTTAAACGAGACCCACGCTATGATACAGCGAATCAGGGAACTTGTGATACAAGGGCACAGCGGAACATTAAGCGATGCTGACAAAAGAACTATTCAGCAAGAAATTGACTAG
- a CDS encoding Rpn family recombination-promoting nuclease/putative transposase → MTEIKGINRTNDYLFKRIFGSEEGKEALIGFLNAVLKLSSGQELTSVELLDRELDPKYLLDKAARLDILAKTATGTLVNIEVQVVNKYNIDKRTLFYWAGLYHGQLGSGKDFINLRKTITINILGFNWFEDTGKYHYTFHIREDQTGELLNDDLEIHFLELRKITELKRKPLNDLEEWLLYLNNIQGEEMEEIAMGNPGIRKALTIEQIFLKNKKERRLYELREKAVRDEISMIAGARAEGEAKGRAEGRAEGRAEGKVDAICTFLNARFGDASKGLQRKVKHINKLEALDRIINKIYTADLLEDAEAIIDNAVK, encoded by the coding sequence TTGACAGAGATAAAAGGAATCAACCGAACTAACGATTACTTATTCAAAAGGATATTCGGCTCGGAAGAGGGCAAAGAAGCACTTATAGGTTTTCTTAACGCAGTGCTGAAACTATCGTCAGGGCAAGAATTAACATCAGTGGAGTTGCTGGATCGGGAGTTGGACCCCAAATACTTGCTGGACAAAGCCGCCAGACTTGATATTCTGGCCAAAACAGCAACCGGTACATTAGTGAATATAGAAGTACAGGTGGTAAATAAATACAATATTGACAAAAGAACTTTATTTTACTGGGCAGGGCTATATCACGGGCAATTGGGCAGTGGTAAAGACTTTATAAATCTCAGAAAAACTATCACCATTAACATACTCGGATTTAACTGGTTTGAAGATACCGGTAAATACCACTATACATTTCACATTAGGGAAGACCAAACAGGAGAGTTATTGAACGACGATTTGGAAATTCATTTCCTGGAGCTGAGGAAGATTACCGAACTGAAGCGCAAACCCTTGAATGACCTGGAGGAATGGCTGCTTTATCTCAACAATATTCAAGGAGAAGAAATGGAGGAAATCGCCATGGGAAACCCCGGAATTCGGAAAGCTTTGACCATTGAGCAGATCTTCTTGAAGAACAAGAAGGAGCGCAGGCTATACGAGCTTAGGGAAAAAGCTGTCAGGGATGAAATCTCCATGATAGCCGGTGCAAGGGCCGAGGGTGAGGCTAAAGGTAGGGCTGAAGGTAGGGCTGAAGGTAGGGCTGAAGGTAAAGTTGATGCTATCTGTACCTTTCTTAATGCGAGGTTTGGTGATGCTTCAAAAGGGTTACAGAGAAAAGTCAAGCATATCAACAAATTAGAGGCTTTAGATAGGATTATCAACAAGATTTATACCGCCGATTTATTAGAAGATGCTGAAGCCATCATAGATAATGCTGTAAAGTAA
- a CDS encoding HNH endonuclease, with translation MKTELYCYYCDKEFIASKGAKGDHIIPDALGGRITFLNVCKECNDRLNREADLYLIKEYKPLTILFGIRPEKNKKYSKNEIEFDDFSILGFSGKVRATLSSNGVRIKNQVIELNDKRKIRVFHDKKQKHKFLSSNKSDKFDGYYVPNSDDIVLGTGMQHCSSDQEKMVIRSLVKSCLNLIGFKRGLTYLKDLELNQAREFALHGTNFSDIGVKLPIAHLDKQIYKQFNHVIRIYKEEDTLMGLVFLFGQHGRKITLARPFKKDFDDILQYFSYTPQENF, from the coding sequence ATGAAGACAGAATTATATTGTTATTACTGCGATAAGGAATTTATTGCTAGCAAGGGAGCAAAAGGAGATCATATAATTCCAGATGCATTGGGTGGAAGAATAACATTTTTAAATGTTTGTAAGGAATGTAATGATCGACTCAATAGAGAAGCAGATCTTTATTTGATCAAGGAATATAAACCACTTACAATTTTATTTGGGATAAGGCCAGAGAAGAACAAAAAATATTCAAAAAATGAAATTGAATTTGATGATTTTTCTATCTTGGGTTTTTCAGGAAAAGTTCGAGCAACTTTATCAAGCAATGGTGTTAGAATAAAGAATCAAGTTATAGAATTAAATGATAAGCGAAAGATTAGAGTATTTCACGATAAAAAGCAAAAACACAAGTTTTTATCCAGTAACAAGTCGGATAAATTTGATGGTTATTATGTTCCAAACTCCGATGATATAGTATTAGGGACGGGTATGCAACATTGTTCTTCCGACCAAGAAAAAATGGTTATACGTTCATTAGTTAAATCATGTCTGAATTTAATTGGATTTAAAAGAGGTCTTACTTACTTAAAGGATTTAGAACTTAATCAAGCTAGAGAATTTGCTTTACATGGTACTAATTTTTCGGATATTGGTGTCAAGTTACCTATTGCACATTTGGATAAACAAATATATAAACAATTTAACCATGTCATAAGAATCTATAAGGAAGAAGATACACTAATGGGACTTGTCTTTTTGTTTGGTCAGCATGGCAGAAAAATCACATTGGCAAGGCCATTTAAAAAGGATTTTGATGATATTTTGCAGTATTTTTCATATACACCCCAAGAAAATTTTTAG
- a CDS encoding flagellin, with protein sequence MIINHNIAALNTYRQLSTNNAIGNKSLEKLSSGLRINRAGDDAAGLAISEKMRAQIRGLDQASRNAQDGISMIQTAEGALNETHSILQRMRELATQAASDTNVNVDRDEIQKEINQLTSEINRIGNTTEFNTQSLLKGDGRVNLAKSGLFSTDVANTGTATQHTQATATVAFANAGAAADDALSIDLNGITLTVTWKANDANYDDSAAYNVTSTSASVNIASGGSTVQNTADSYANALQEIIDSNEVLKGNYTAVSDGTDTVTIKAVAGGDFDGAAGTISNYVETAYSTAANATEDLTNAVGTTTAATAATTTLDLTSYTTGAAIEALVGKGFTINGQQVEFYDANDGVYNGDAIGINISDAINATANNEDVLADIVAAQLNDKVEGITATDDGTGTITISTTATGATAELNITDGGVQEDYQATFQVGANAGQSMTIDIRDMRAGSDALQVASEDGTTVVSKSGKTAYYTTDAVVTDGTNNTAKFKALDVSDHEKATAAVDVINDAIEQVSAERSKLGAYQNRLEHTINNLGTSSENLSAAESRIRDVDYAEAA encoded by the coding sequence ATGATTATTAATCATAATATTGCAGCGCTTAACACGTATCGTCAGTTGAGTACTAACAACGCCATCGGTAACAAATCTTTGGAAAAGCTGTCTTCCGGTCTACGCATCAACCGGGCCGGTGACGATGCCGCAGGTTTAGCCATTAGTGAAAAAATGAGGGCTCAGATTCGCGGCTTGGATCAAGCCAGCCGTAACGCCCAGGATGGTATTTCTATGATCCAAACTGCTGAAGGTGCATTGAATGAAACCCACAGCATTCTGCAACGTATGCGTGAACTGGCCACCCAGGCCGCCAGTGATACCAACGTAAACGTTGACCGTGATGAGATTCAAAAGGAAATCAACCAGCTGACTTCTGAGATTAATAGAATCGGTAATACCACTGAGTTTAACACCCAGAGTTTGTTAAAGGGTGATGGTAGGGTTAATTTAGCTAAATCTGGTTTATTCTCAACTGATGTAGCTAATACTGGAACTGCCACACAACATACCCAAGCAACTGCAACTGTTGCATTCGCAAACGCAGGCGCAGCTGCAGATGATGCTTTAAGCATTGACTTGAATGGGATTACCTTGACAGTAACTTGGAAGGCCAATGATGCTAATTACGATGATTCTGCAGCATATAATGTCACTAGTACTAGTGCTTCGGTCAATATTGCTTCGGGTGGTAGTACTGTGCAAAACACAGCAGATAGTTATGCTAACGCATTACAAGAAATCATAGATTCAAATGAAGTATTAAAAGGTAATTATACTGCAGTCTCTGATGGTACGGATACTGTTACAATTAAGGCTGTAGCTGGTGGTGACTTTGATGGCGCTGCTGGAACAATTAGTAATTATGTTGAAACTGCCTATAGCACAGCTGCAAATGCTACAGAAGATTTGACCAATGCTGTAGGTACTACTACTGCGGCTACTGCGGCTACTACAACTTTGGACCTTACGTCTTACACCACCGGTGCTGCAATTGAAGCTTTAGTTGGCAAAGGTTTCACAATTAATGGTCAACAAGTTGAGTTTTACGATGCTAACGATGGTGTTTATAACGGCGATGCTATCGGCATAAACATAAGTGATGCAATTAATGCAACTGCTAATAATGAGGATGTATTGGCAGATATTGTCGCCGCTCAACTAAATGACAAAGTAGAGGGCATCACAGCTACTGATGATGGCACTGGCACTATAACCATCAGCACCACGGCAACAGGTGCAACGGCTGAACTAAATATTACAGATGGTGGAGTACAAGAAGACTACCAAGCCACCTTCCAAGTTGGCGCAAATGCGGGACAGAGTATGACCATCGATATCAGAGATATGAGAGCCGGCTCCGATGCGCTGCAGGTGGCTTCTGAAGATGGCACGACAGTAGTTTCAAAGTCAGGCAAAACTGCCTATTATACAACAGATGCCGTTGTAACTGATGGAACTAATAATACTGCCAAGTTTAAGGCTTTGGATGTATCCGACCATGAAAAGGCAACTGCGGCAGTTGATGTCATCAATGATGCAATTGAACAGGTTTCCGCTGAACGTTCCAAACTCGGTGCCTACCAGAACCGTCTTGAGCACACCATCAACAACCTGGGCACCTCTTCCGAAAACCTGTCCGCCGCCGAATCCCGTATCCGCGACGTTGATTATGCCGAGGCAGCTTAA
- the csrA gene encoding carbon storage regulator CsrA has translation MLVLTRKKKQGIMLGDNISITILEIGEDTIKIGIEAPKDVTILRSELYQAVKEENITAITSDHNAVDALKKIFANKG, from the coding sequence ATGCTGGTACTCACCCGCAAGAAAAAACAGGGCATTATGCTGGGGGATAACATCAGCATCACCATTTTGGAAATCGGAGAAGACACCATAAAAATCGGCATCGAAGCCCCCAAAGACGTTACTATATTGCGTAGCGAACTATACCAGGCCGTTAAAGAAGAAAACATTACCGCCATTACCAGTGATCATAATGCTGTGGATGCGTTGAAAAAAATTTTTGCCAATAAAGGTTGA
- the fliW gene encoding flagellar assembly protein FliW produces MQVRTTRFGNLKIDEQKIINFPKGIPGFRSLHRFFMLPVKGADNMQWLQAVEDPAVALLLIDPFLYFKGYVCNLPDHDIEELGLQEPSEALVLTTITVPRDNPAAATANLVAPIVINTRLNKAKQVILNNSPYTTKHMLFPKTTEKTSGGEGV; encoded by the coding sequence ATGCAAGTGAGAACCACCCGGTTCGGTAACCTTAAAATCGATGAACAAAAAATAATAAACTTTCCTAAAGGCATTCCCGGCTTTAGATCCTTGCACCGCTTTTTTATGTTGCCTGTTAAAGGCGCTGATAACATGCAATGGCTGCAGGCGGTGGAAGACCCCGCAGTGGCACTTTTACTTATCGACCCATTCCTATACTTCAAAGGATATGTGTGTAATTTACCAGACCATGACATAGAAGAACTGGGTCTGCAGGAGCCCTCGGAGGCTCTGGTATTAACCACAATAACAGTGCCCCGCGACAACCCCGCCGCTGCCACAGCCAACCTGGTGGCCCCTATTGTTATTAATACCCGGCTTAACAAAGCCAAGCAGGTTATATTAAACAATTCCCCTTACACCACTAAACACATGCTGTTTCCGAAAACAACAGAAAAAACATCCGGCGGGGAGGGAGTTTAA
- the flgL gene encoding flagellar hook-associated protein FlgL, translating to MRITNIYMANNILNSIQTNLSKLARSQEQMATSRRLLRLSDDPNVMGQFMSIKGNLSYNDQYDRNIQDGLGYLDMNDTVMGTLGDLLSKAQEYALQGSHGTYNADDKGAISEQIDKMIDQAVDLANSTVGGKYIYAGTKNNRPPFERVGDKIIYNGDFNGIYREVLAGTDYRIDAPGVTSGFEIKAINDTAKSSSALVLTQRQDDKNIVGIIKVKFNNLPDPDNDTVSIEKQLELNGIIENNDLIIDYTFENNVLSVTDGKLEGLKITFPTPPDIEDGAEYTITINNSLGVFGRAEIDNIVYDSTNPRADDNPDRGIFDALFALRDRLRDDDTAGLQKSIAELGDKMDMLLQHRVQAGARYRHFESLQNQLLDQEIILKDNLNKIEGADIAELSIEVSQQALSYNASLAVGATIMNISLLNFLK from the coding sequence GTGCGTATAACCAATATTTACATGGCCAACAATATATTGAACAGTATCCAGACCAATCTGAGTAAGCTGGCCCGCAGCCAGGAACAGATGGCCACCAGCAGGCGGCTGTTACGCCTCAGTGACGATCCCAATGTAATGGGACAGTTCATGAGCATCAAGGGTAATTTGTCTTACAATGATCAGTACGATCGCAATATCCAGGATGGCTTGGGCTATCTGGATATGAACGACACTGTTATGGGCACTCTGGGTGACTTATTATCCAAGGCTCAAGAATATGCCTTGCAAGGATCTCATGGTACTTATAACGCCGATGACAAGGGTGCCATTTCAGAGCAAATTGATAAAATGATTGACCAGGCGGTGGATTTGGCAAACTCAACAGTTGGTGGCAAATACATCTACGCGGGTACAAAAAATAACCGCCCGCCTTTTGAACGTGTTGGTGATAAGATTATTTATAATGGCGACTTCAATGGTATATACCGTGAAGTGCTGGCCGGTACCGATTATCGCATCGATGCGCCGGGAGTGACCAGTGGTTTTGAAATTAAAGCAATCAATGACACAGCAAAATCATCCTCTGCACTTGTCCTCACTCAAAGACAGGATGATAAAAATATCGTTGGTATTATTAAAGTAAAATTTAATAACCTACCTGATCCTGATAATGATACTGTAAGTATAGAAAAACAGCTTGAACTGAATGGAATAATAGAAAACAATGATTTAATAATAGATTATACTTTTGAAAATAATGTTTTAAGTGTCACAGATGGTAAACTGGAAGGACTGAAAATAACTTTTCCTACTCCGCCCGATATAGAGGACGGTGCTGAATATACTATTACAATTAATAATAGCCTGGGTGTGTTTGGACGTGCTGAGATAGATAATATAGTGTATGACTCAACAAATCCAAGGGCCGATGATAACCCGGACCGGGGTATTTTTGACGCACTGTTTGCATTGCGCGACAGGTTGCGGGACGATGATACAGCAGGGTTGCAGAAAAGTATTGCAGAGCTTGGAGATAAAATGGATATGTTGTTGCAGCATAGAGTCCAGGCCGGTGCGCGCTACAGGCACTTTGAATCTTTACAGAACCAACTTTTGGATCAGGAAATTATACTTAAAGATAACCTGAACAAAATAGAAGGTGCCGACATAGCTGAGTTATCCATCGAAGTAAGTCAGCAGGCACTGTCTTACAACGCGTCACTGGCTGTAGGCGCAACTATAATGAATATAAGTCTGCTAAATTTCCTGAAATAA
- the flgK gene encoding flagellar hook-associated protein FlgK has translation MPGTFMGLETARRGIKVHQHSLEITGHNLANASTPGYSRQEAILQTTDPYTNPTLNSAASPGQYGTGVEVTAIRRIRDEYLDNQVRRASTDAAYWEDQISILQRAEACFAEPGSEGIGQRMVDFFKAWMDLNNSPQDPGVKSAVVQLGEELASLMSYTYEQLGDIEKSVKAELSQQVDRVNDILVQIRDLTDSIKKVYSVGQQPNDLLDKRDQLLEELSSYGPLQVGFGSNNGKPNGELTQLTLFGQDVLTANTKIELVTTGGDINISFNGGSNNGETVYLTANCNDTNQGGSLLGLEMSRQRLIDYKSSLNDIAVNLRNKIVEKFNEPPKADYPVFFTGDLATGDFQVDSTLISNPALVDGTKARDIANLRDEEISSAKPFTFEEYYSILVTEVGGSAKGTSDMAGNQMDIRKQITALRDSVSGVSVDEELTRMIQFQYGFQASAKVISAIDEMLDVIINRLF, from the coding sequence ATGCCCGGAACATTTATGGGATTGGAAACAGCCCGCCGGGGGATTAAAGTGCACCAGCACTCTTTGGAAATTACCGGACACAACCTGGCCAACGCCAGTACACCGGGTTATTCCCGCCAGGAGGCCATCCTTCAAACTACCGACCCCTATACCAATCCTACATTAAATAGTGCAGCCTCCCCCGGACAGTACGGTACAGGGGTGGAGGTAACCGCTATCCGCAGAATCAGGGATGAATACCTTGATAATCAGGTGCGCAGGGCATCCACAGACGCAGCCTATTGGGAAGATCAAATATCTATATTGCAACGAGCGGAAGCATGTTTTGCTGAACCTGGCTCTGAAGGCATCGGGCAGCGCATGGTGGACTTTTTTAAAGCCTGGATGGATTTAAATAACAGCCCCCAGGATCCCGGCGTTAAATCAGCGGTAGTTCAATTGGGTGAGGAACTTGCTTCTTTAATGTCCTATACATACGAACAGCTTGGCGATATTGAAAAAAGCGTAAAGGCTGAGTTATCCCAACAAGTAGACCGTGTTAATGACATCCTGGTTCAAATTCGGGATTTAACTGATTCCATAAAGAAAGTTTATAGCGTTGGCCAGCAGCCTAATGACCTATTGGATAAAAGGGATCAACTGCTGGAAGAGCTCAGCAGCTATGGCCCTTTGCAGGTTGGTTTTGGATCAAACAATGGAAAACCCAACGGGGAATTAACCCAGCTCACCCTATTCGGCCAAGATGTACTAACCGCAAATACGAAAATTGAATTAGTAACGACTGGTGGCGATATTAATATTTCGTTTAATGGCGGTTCTAATAATGGGGAAACAGTATACCTAACGGCTAATTGCAATGATACCAATCAAGGAGGTTCATTGCTCGGCCTGGAAATGTCCAGACAACGGTTGATTGATTACAAAAGCAGTTTAAACGATATAGCTGTCAATTTACGCAATAAAATTGTGGAAAAATTTAACGAACCACCAAAGGCTGACTACCCCGTGTTTTTTACCGGTGACTTAGCCACAGGTGATTTCCAAGTAGATAGTACTTTAATAAGCAACCCGGCTTTAGTTGACGGTACAAAAGCCCGTGATATAGCTAATCTCCGGGATGAAGAAATTTCTTCCGCCAAACCGTTTACTTTTGAAGAATATTACAGCATACTGGTCACCGAAGTGGGCGGTAGTGCTAAGGGTACCAGTGATATGGCCGGCAACCAAATGGACATTAGGAAGCAAATCACTGCCCTGCGGGATTCGGTATCCGGAGTTTCCGTGGACGAAGAGCTTACCAGAATGATTCAGTTTCAATACGGTTTTCAGGCTTCAGCCAAAGTAATTAGCGCCATAGATGAAATGCTGGATGTAATTATCAATCGCCTGTTTTAG